AGACAACTGTTGATATGAAGCCGGTAGATTTACGAATATCTACACTTCCGACTGTTTATGGAGAGAAGATTGTAATTCGTATTCTCGACTTAGGTCAGGCTATGAATGGTTTAGACGACTTAGGGTTTAATAAAGTGAATCAGAAGAAATTGATGAATTTAATTGAGCAGCCTTCCGGATTAGTCTTAATTACAGGGCCAACGGGTTCAGGTAAGTCGTCCACCCTTTACGCCTCTTTGAATCATTTGAATACAGAGGATGTAAACATTATTACGATTGAGGATCCGGTGGAATATCAGCTGGAAGGAATTAATCAAGTGCAAGTGAACAACCAAGTGGGGTTAACGTTTGCCAGAGGCCTTCGATCTGTGCTCCGTCAAGACCCGAATATCGTCATGGTCGGGGAAATACGAGATTCTGAGACAGCAGAAATTGCAATACGAGCTTCGTTAACAGGGCACCTTGTTTTCAGCACCCTTCATACGAACAGTGCGATTTCAACGATTCCAAGGCTTTTCGACATGGATATCGAGCCTTATCTAGTTGTTTCCTCTGTAACGGGTATCATTGCACAACGACTTGTGCGAAAGATTTGTCGTGACTGCAAAACAGCCTATGAACCCACCGAAATGGAACGGAAACATTTTGTGAAGCGAGGCATTCAAGTTCAAACTGTCTACAGAGGTCAAGGGTGTAACAGTTGCCAACACACAGGATACAGAGGGCGGATGGCAATACAAGAGTTACTTGTTATTGATGATGAAATTCGTAAGCTATTAATGAACAACCACTCCATAAGTGATATCCATCACTATGCATTCAAGAATGGGATGATCTTTCTAATTGACGACGGATTGTTGAAAGTAAAGCAAGGAAGGACGACAACTGAAGAAGTGCTGCGAGTAGCAAAATCTGACTAGGGAGCATGTGTATATGCAAGAGAGATTTGACCATCTACTAAAATCCGCGTTTGAACTAAAGGCGTCGGATATCCACTTAACGGTCGGTGTGCCGCCAATCTTTCGAGTTCACGGGGACCTGAAGCAATATGGGAAGAACAAACTCCTGCCGGATGACACAGAAGGAATGTGTCGAGCGGTGTTATCTGATGTGTTGTATGAACAATTTAAATCGAAGGGTGAGGTGGATTTTTCTTACGGGATTCCAGGCGTTTCTCGCTTTCGAATCAACGCCTACCATCAACGTAATTGCGTATCGTTGGCTGTGAGGATTGTACCAACCTCAATTCCTTCTCTTGAGGACTTGCAGTTACCAGAAACATTAAAGCAAATTGCTGAGAAGCCCCAAGGTCTTGTGCTTGTCACCGGGCCAACAGGAAGTGGGAAATCGACTTCACTTGCTTCCATGATTGATTACATGAATCGAACGATGCGGAGACACATTATTACCCTCGAAGACCCAATCGAGTATCTACACTCACACCGTTATTCAGTAATTGACCAACGTGAAATAGGGTTTGATACAGAGAACTTTGCAAATGGATTGCGAGCTTGTTTGCGGCAGGACCCAGATGTCATTCTAGTTGGCGAGATGAGAGATTTAGAGACCATCTCTACAGCTATTACAGCAGCAGAAACGGGGCACCTTGTTTTAGGAACGTTACATACGACAGATGCCGCTTCAACTATTGATCGAATCATTGATGTATTCCCGCCAAGCCAGCAACCGCAAGTGCGGATTCAACTTGCAAGTGTACTACAGGGCATCGTGTCGCAACGACTATTCCAACGTGCAGATAAAGCCGGACGTCGAGCGGCTACAGAGATTCTTCTCAATACATCAGCTGTAAAAAACCT
This genomic interval from Pontibacillus halophilus JSM 076056 = DSM 19796 contains the following:
- a CDS encoding GspE/PulE family protein, with product MAVKRKRLGDLLKEADLITESEIETALQSKKEGQKLGDVLLEKGYITEQQLIEVLEVQLDIPRISLYRYPIDPTIINIVDKEFAQRNMVIPINKEGDVLTVAMNDPMDYFAIDDLKISTGFQVTPVIATKDEIIQAINKHYNIKDEDLDVEVSDDPEDAPIVRLMNQILQTGIQLKASDIHMDPQEDKVFVRYRIDGVLRTERSLPKNFQRSLTARVKIMANLNITESRLPQDGRIKTTVDMKPVDLRISTLPTVYGEKIVIRILDLGQAMNGLDDLGFNKVNQKKLMNLIEQPSGLVLITGPTGSGKSSTLYASLNHLNTEDVNIITIEDPVEYQLEGINQVQVNNQVGLTFARGLRSVLRQDPNIVMVGEIRDSETAEIAIRASLTGHLVFSTLHTNSAISTIPRLFDMDIEPYLVVSSVTGIIAQRLVRKICRDCKTAYEPTEMERKHFVKRGIQVQTVYRGQGCNSCQHTGYRGRMAIQELLVIDDEIRKLLMNNHSISDIHHYAFKNGMIFLIDDGLLKVKQGRTTTEEVLRVAKSD
- a CDS encoding type IV pilus twitching motility protein PilT; this encodes MQERFDHLLKSAFELKASDIHLTVGVPPIFRVHGDLKQYGKNKLLPDDTEGMCRAVLSDVLYEQFKSKGEVDFSYGIPGVSRFRINAYHQRNCVSLAVRIVPTSIPSLEDLQLPETLKQIAEKPQGLVLVTGPTGSGKSTSLASMIDYMNRTMRRHIITLEDPIEYLHSHRYSVIDQREIGFDTENFANGLRACLRQDPDVILVGEMRDLETISTAITAAETGHLVLGTLHTTDAASTIDRIIDVFPPSQQPQVRIQLASVLQGIVSQRLFQRADKAGRRAATEILLNTSAVKNLIRNEKIHQIPNVMQTSRSQGMHTLEMSVRALLEQNIITKEIASPYLSAERGM